GCAATCCTTCCGTATCATTGCGATAAACGTCTAGCAAGGTTTCCACCAATTGTAATGTAGACTGATGCGAACGGATCATCTTTTCTAAAATCTTGTAATGGGTAGGCGTAACCGTACCAAATTTTCCTTGTTCCCAAGCCTTGAGAGTTTCAATCGCACCGAGTAGCGGAGTTTTCAAGTCGTGGGTAAGCGTAGAGGCAAAATCTTCTCTCACTCTAGCTAACTGTTCCTGAGACTGTAATTTAGCTTGTTGAGAAGCGATCGCAATTTCGTATTGATGGTTGCGATCGCCCAAGATTCCTGTCACAATCAGAGCGATCGCGGCAATGATCCGACTAGCGATCGTTGAAGCTTTTGCAATCTCATCTCCAGGCAGCCATAAATTTAAAATTGTCAGTCCTACAGCAGCAAGAGTAGTGTAAAATGTTGCTTTCCTACCCAAGCGGGAAGCTGAAATTAGGATTGGTCCCGTGTAAAGATAGCCAAAGACATAATCTACAGGAGTCACGAACTCTAGTATCAGCACTACTACAAATAGGCTAATAACTTGCCACAGCGAACTCCAGCTAAAGTTTTTGTGAAGTGCGATGGTCTTATCCTCGTTCGATTCTTTAATTATTATTTTGTCATCTTTAACGAGACAATCTAGGCAATCTCCGATATATCTTACTGTTTGTTTCTACTGGAGGTAGTGTTTAGTCAGTGTTTAGTTCTAACTATACCGACAGATATAGCAAGAGAATAAATTATATATATAGTCTGCTCTATGCGATCGCTGCTATTTTTATTGTCATTGTCTAAACAGTAGCAATATAAAACTTATATCTAAACTCAATTGTAGAATTTAAGTAACATCAGCTAAGTTATTACAAGTCATAAATATTTAGCAGACTGCTCAAATAATTATGTTGCTATAGTTTGGAACAGAAAAAACTCTTGATATTAGCAGGTGGTGAGCCTACTCTACAAGATGAAGTCAGCAGAATCTCAAGCATAAGGTAAATAAAACCTACTTT
This window of the Chroococcidiopsis thermalis PCC 7203 genome carries:
- a CDS encoding HAMP domain-containing sensor histidine kinase translates to MALHKNFSWSSLWQVISLFVVVLILEFVTPVDYVFGYLYTGPILISASRLGRKATFYTTLAAVGLTILNLWLPGDEIAKASTIASRIIAAIALIVTGILGDRNHQYEIAIASQQAKLQSQEQLARVREDFASTLTHDLKTPLLGAIETLKAWEQGKFGTVTPTHYKILEKMIRSHQSTLQLVETLLDVYRNDTEGLQLQLAPVDLVTIAQAAIASLTDLAASRQVYISLRYGDSDFRRAMWVQGDALQLARVFTNLLTNGINHSRRGGKVEVVFESQAEYCLVKVLDNGLGITDAQLPHLFERFYQGHSDRQAKGSGLGLYLTRQIISAHGGTIWAENCLPQGALFCFRLPALSVYT